A DNA window from Vigna unguiculata cultivar IT97K-499-35 chromosome 10, ASM411807v1, whole genome shotgun sequence contains the following coding sequences:
- the LOC114166411 gene encoding lamin-like protein yields the protein MRGSWKLTCSLFLLISAVATATDHIVGANRGWNPGLNYTLWANNHTFYVGDLISFRYQKNQYNVFEVNQTGYDNCTTEGAVGNWSSGKDFIPLNKAKKYYFICGNGQCFSGMKVSVTVLPLPPPPTSAISAEHSTPHSASSLLFKRSLLLSSLLACFGSVFM from the exons atgagaGGTTCATGGAAGCTCACATGTTCCCTCTTTCTTCTCATCTCCGCCGTCGCCACCGCCACCGACCACATTGTCGGTGCCAATCGTGGCTGGAACCCTGGCCTCAACTACACTCTCTGGGCCAACAACCACACTTTCTACGTCGGCGACCTTATCT CATTCAGGTACCAGAAAAACCAGTACAATGTGTTTGAGGTGAACCAAACTGGGTATGATAACTGCACCACAGAAGGGGCAGTGGGAAATTGGAGCAGTGGCAAGGATTTCATCCCTTTGAACAAGGCCAAGAAATATTACTTCATTTGTGGGAATGGCCAATGCTTCAGTGGAATGAAGGTTTCTGTTACTGttcttcctcttcctccacCTCCCACCTCTGCAATTTCTGCTGAACATTCAACGCCACACTCTGCTTCTTCTCTGCTCTTCAAACGCTCTCTGTTGCTTTCTTCTCTTTTGGCTTGTTTTGGATCTGTCTTCATGTAA